One Jeotgalicoccus saudimassiliensis DNA window includes the following coding sequences:
- a CDS encoding YczE/YyaS/YitT family protein — protein MAHINITAKRLILYFFGLFFLSLGVSFSIQANLGVSPVSSLAYAFTLSTGISIGLMTIAANVLFIIIQIILSKKFNLREAIFQLIITFLFGFMMNFTLFLVQILPAPETWIMRSAFLVISLFVVSTGLLGYFSTKFPLMPYDELTHVISEKFNMQFSKAKITSDLLNVAAAGLICIIFIQSLGSIGIGTLIAAYFIGKITGWMMKEYQHHLIDWSGQRKAIAEEVIETAEPGNDTGFEEELPEPFENPTAP, from the coding sequence ATAGCCCACATAAACATTACTGCTAAGCGTTTAATCTTATACTTTTTCGGTTTGTTTTTTCTTTCTCTCGGTGTCAGTTTTTCTATTCAGGCAAATCTGGGTGTATCGCCCGTATCCTCATTAGCTTATGCATTTACACTTTCCACAGGAATATCTATCGGCCTGATGACGATAGCCGCGAATGTCCTGTTTATTATTATTCAAATCATTTTAAGTAAAAAATTTAATTTAAGAGAAGCAATATTTCAGCTGATTATTACTTTTCTTTTTGGTTTTATGATGAATTTTACATTGTTCCTCGTACAAATATTGCCGGCACCTGAAACATGGATTATGCGCAGTGCATTTTTAGTAATCAGTTTATTTGTTGTTTCAACAGGACTGCTCGGTTATTTCAGCACAAAATTCCCGTTGATGCCATATGATGAATTAACACACGTAATCAGTGAAAAGTTCAATATGCAGTTCAGCAAAGCTAAAATTACGAGTGACTTGCTGAACGTTGCTGCAGCAGGTCTCATCTGTATTATCTTTATTCAGTCACTCGGTTCAATAGGTATAGGCACATTAATTGCGGCGTATTTTATCGGAAAAATTACCGGTTGGATGATGAAGGAATATCAGCATCATTTAATAGACTGGTCGGGACAGCGTAAAGCAATCGCAGAAGAAGTAATAGAAACTGCAGAGCCTGGAAACGATACGGGATTCGAAGAAGAATTGCCAGAGCCTTTTGAAAATCCAACAGCCCCATAG
- a CDS encoding helicase-related protein, producing MQIIDNIHQKLNDDLKNTIKKDSKVSIAAAYFSIYAYQELKKQLEQVDELRFLFTSPSFTSDKTKKEKREFYIPRLNREKSLYGTEFEVKLRNELTQKAIAKECVDWIKKKAQFKSNVTQEHISGFMNVNSSDDYTYAPLNGFTTIDLGVEKGNHMHGLVNRVEGENALYYKRTFDQIWNDKEKLQDVTDEVIDNITTVYKENAPEFIYFLTLYNIFNEFLDDLSEDVLPDEATGFKESAIWNKLYDFQKEACLAMINKLEKYNGCILADSVGLGKTFTALSVIKYYENRNKTVLVLCPKKLSDNWNTYKQNLLNNPIADDRLRYDVLYHTDLSRDKGYSNGIPLDRINWGNYDLVVIDESHNFRNGGQVYGENDEKENRYLKLLNRVIRQGVKTKVLMLSATPVNNRFTDLKNQLALAYEGEEDKLNRKLNTKTTIDTIFRRAQAVFNTWSESPAEKRTTDQLLRMLDFDFFELLDSVTIARSRKHIEQYYDKVEVGTFPERRTPISIRCNLSNIENLMDYNTIYEHLSMLNLGIYKPTEYILPSKISKYEEIYGTDMAHTRFKQSDREQGILVLMRTNLLKRLESSVYSFRLTMERMLTNINNTIQTINDYREGKSVEINNINRDDFDIDDQNTDFFSVGSKVKIILNDMDYQSWLDDLNDDKEILIKLIDEMKRVSPQNDEKLFQLIKTIEHKINNPINEQNKKVIIFSAFSDTVEYLYKHVSTYFRDKYGLNSAMVTGGDGGANTVKGLSNDLNTILTCFSPKSKDKELILPNQTEGIDILIATDVISEGQNLQDCDYLINYDIHWNPVRIIQRFGRIDRIGSTNKEIQLVNFWPDMDLDDYINLKARVETRMKITVMTSTGDDNPIDDESGDLEYRKQQLERLQKEVVDIEEMTSGVSIMDLGLNEFRMDLLGYIKEKPSLEEAPMGMHAIVPSSDEHPPGVVYILKNINNDINAKSQNRLYPFYLVYISEEGEVIHNHLDPKTILDLLRLKSRGFTEPIMNLCRSFNEETSDGRNMEKYSDLLQDTISSIINVNEESDIDSLFKAGGTTALRTHVKGLDDFELVSFMVVR from the coding sequence ATGCAAATAATAGATAATATCCATCAGAAATTAAATGACGACTTAAAAAACACAATAAAAAAGGATAGTAAAGTTTCTATTGCTGCTGCTTATTTTTCAATTTACGCTTACCAAGAATTGAAAAAACAACTGGAACAAGTAGATGAACTAAGGTTCTTATTCACTTCGCCTTCATTTACTTCTGATAAGACAAAAAAGGAAAAACGTGAATTTTATATTCCTCGTCTAAATAGAGAAAAGAGTCTATATGGTACGGAGTTCGAGGTGAAATTAAGAAATGAGCTAACACAAAAAGCTATAGCAAAGGAATGCGTAGACTGGATAAAGAAAAAAGCTCAATTTAAGTCAAATGTTACCCAGGAACACATCTCTGGTTTTATGAATGTTAATAGTTCAGACGATTACACTTATGCTCCATTAAATGGCTTCACAACAATTGATTTAGGTGTAGAGAAAGGGAATCATATGCACGGTTTGGTTAATCGTGTTGAAGGGGAAAATGCATTATATTATAAGCGTACTTTCGACCAAATCTGGAATGATAAGGAAAAACTACAAGACGTCACAGATGAAGTTATAGATAACATCACAACAGTCTATAAAGAAAACGCACCTGAATTTATTTATTTCCTGACATTATATAATATCTTCAATGAATTCTTGGATGATCTATCTGAAGATGTGTTACCAGATGAAGCAACAGGTTTTAAAGAATCGGCTATTTGGAATAAGTTATATGATTTTCAAAAAGAGGCATGTTTGGCGATGATAAATAAATTAGAAAAATATAATGGATGCATTTTAGCCGATAGTGTAGGGCTGGGTAAGACATTTACTGCTTTAAGCGTAATTAAGTATTACGAAAATCGAAATAAGACTGTTTTGGTTCTCTGTCCCAAAAAGCTATCAGATAATTGGAATACATATAAACAAAACCTTTTAAACAATCCAATTGCAGATGACCGTTTAAGATATGATGTACTATACCATACTGATTTATCTAGAGATAAGGGATACTCCAATGGAATTCCTTTGGATAGAATCAATTGGGGTAATTATGACTTAGTGGTTATTGATGAATCACATAACTTCCGCAACGGAGGACAAGTATATGGTGAAAATGATGAGAAGGAAAATCGTTATTTAAAATTATTAAATCGTGTTATTCGTCAGGGAGTGAAAACGAAAGTATTAATGTTATCTGCAACCCCAGTAAACAATCGATTTACAGATTTAAAAAACCAATTGGCACTAGCATATGAGGGGGAAGAGGATAAACTTAATCGAAAACTCAATACTAAAACGACAATCGATACTATTTTCAGACGAGCCCAAGCTGTTTTTAATACTTGGAGTGAATCACCAGCTGAGAAACGGACAACAGACCAATTACTTAGAATGCTGGATTTTGATTTCTTCGAATTGCTTGATAGTGTGACTATTGCACGTTCTAGAAAGCATATCGAACAATACTATGATAAGGTTGAGGTTGGCACTTTTCCAGAAAGGAGAACACCTATATCCATTAGATGTAACCTTTCAAACATAGAAAATCTCATGGATTATAACACTATATATGAACATTTATCAATGTTGAATTTAGGGATTTATAAGCCTACAGAGTATATATTACCTAGTAAAATATCCAAGTATGAAGAGATATACGGGACAGATATGGCACATACTAGGTTTAAACAATCTGACAGAGAACAAGGTATCTTAGTATTGATGAGAACAAACTTACTAAAACGCCTTGAAAGCTCGGTATATTCTTTCCGTTTAACGATGGAACGCATGTTAACTAATATTAACAACACGATACAGACAATTAATGATTATCGTGAAGGAAAGAGTGTAGAGATTAATAATATCAATAGAGATGATTTCGATATAGATGACCAGAATACTGACTTTTTCAGCGTGGGTTCTAAGGTAAAAATCATTCTAAATGATATGGATTACCAATCCTGGCTTGATGATTTAAATGATGATAAAGAAATTTTGATTAAATTAATTGATGAAATGAAACGTGTTAGTCCACAAAATGATGAGAAGCTCTTCCAATTAATAAAAACGATTGAACACAAGATAAATAATCCTATTAATGAGCAGAATAAAAAAGTCATTATTTTTTCAGCTTTTTCAGATACAGTTGAGTATCTGTATAAACATGTAAGTACATATTTTAGAGATAAATATGGTTTGAATTCAGCCATGGTAACTGGTGGGGATGGAGGAGCGAATACCGTAAAAGGGTTGTCTAATGACTTAAACACCATATTGACTTGTTTCTCGCCTAAATCAAAAGATAAAGAGCTGATTCTTCCAAATCAAACAGAAGGTATTGATATATTAATTGCTACCGATGTCATATCAGAAGGGCAAAACCTTCAAGACTGTGATTATCTTATTAATTATGACATACATTGGAATCCTGTGCGAATCATTCAACGGTTTGGACGTATAGACCGTATTGGAAGTACGAATAAAGAGATTCAGTTAGTGAATTTTTGGCCAGACATGGATTTAGATGACTACATTAACTTAAAAGCACGTGTAGAAACAAGAATGAAAATTACGGTTATGACATCAACAGGTGATGATAATCCAATTGATGATGAAAGTGGTGACTTAGAATATAGGAAGCAGCAGTTGGAACGGCTACAGAAGGAAGTTGTTGATATTGAAGAAATGACAAGCGGTGTTTCTATAATGGACCTTGGCTTAAATGAATTCCGCATGGATTTGCTGGGCTATATTAAAGAAAAACCAAGCTTAGAAGAAGCTCCAATGGGAATGCATGCAATTGTACCTAGTTCTGATGAGCACCCCCCTGGTGTCGTATATATCCTAAAAAATATTAACAATGATATTAATGCAAAAAGCCAGAATCGCCTCTATCCCTTTTATTTAGTTTATATATCAGAAGAGGGAGAAGTGATACACAACCATTTAGACCCTAAAACAATCCTTGATTTACTGAGATTAAAATCAAGAGGATTTACTGAGCCAATTATGAATCTTTGTCGGAGCTTTAATGAAGAAACCAGTGATGGTCGAAATATGGAGAAATACTCAGACCTTCTCCAAGATACAATTAGTTCCATTATAAACGTAAATGAAGAAAGTGATATCGATAGTCTCTTTAAGGCTGGAGGTACAACAGCACTTAGAACACATGTTAAGGGATTAGATGATTTTGAACTAGTCTCATTTATGGTGGTGAGGTAA
- a CDS encoding ATP-binding cassette domain-containing protein, with product MTLKINNVSLNIKKETILRDISLELEAGKIYGLLGRNGAGKTSLLSLIASYRKATDGSITLDGKKVYEQDDVMQHINFLYNPKETSTENDKITEYIESGSLFRSDFDEAYAYRLLDTFDIDTDKSYSALSQGQQAAVNATLGLASLSKVTIFDEVTNGMDAPTRELFYGEVLEAANRAERIIILSTHIISEMEHLFDDIIMIHNGQVLLHEPTFELLEKGYTIAGKAEKVRTFTENKNVINVKFLGALQIDTVLGTITQEEMETAEDNHLDISPLKLQEMFISLTDKKKDGK from the coding sequence ATGACGTTAAAAATAAATAACGTAAGTTTAAATATTAAAAAAGAGACGATTCTGAGGGATATCAGTCTGGAACTTGAAGCGGGGAAAATTTACGGGCTCCTCGGGAGGAATGGTGCGGGGAAAACTTCACTGCTGTCGCTCATTGCATCTTACAGAAAAGCGACGGATGGCAGTATCACACTGGACGGCAAGAAAGTATATGAGCAGGACGATGTGATGCAGCATATTAACTTCCTGTACAACCCGAAGGAAACGAGTACGGAAAACGATAAGATTACGGAATACATCGAATCGGGTTCGCTGTTCCGCAGTGACTTTGACGAGGCGTACGCGTATCGACTCCTAGACACATTCGACATCGATACGGATAAATCATACAGCGCACTGTCACAGGGGCAGCAGGCGGCAGTGAATGCAACGCTCGGTCTCGCATCGTTATCGAAAGTAACTATTTTTGATGAAGTGACGAACGGCATGGATGCACCGACACGAGAATTATTCTACGGCGAGGTACTTGAAGCGGCGAACCGCGCGGAACGTATTATCATTCTCTCGACGCATATTATTTCGGAAATGGAGCACTTATTCGATGACATTATTATGATTCATAACGGACAGGTGCTGCTTCATGAACCGACTTTTGAACTGCTTGAGAAGGGCTACACGATCGCCGGTAAAGCGGAAAAAGTCAGAACGTTTACAGAAAACAAAAATGTAATTAACGTCAAATTCCTCGGTGCGCTGCAGATCGATACGGTGCTCGGCACCATTACACAGGAAGAGATGGAAACCGCTGAAGATAATCATCTGGACATTTCGCCGCTGAAACTGCAGGAAATGTTTATCAGCCTGACGGATAAAAAGAAAGATGGGAAGTGA
- a CDS encoding YczE/YyaS/YitT family protein, giving the protein MKHINITAKRLTLYLFGLFFLSAGVSLSIQANLGVSPVSSLPYALTLTTGISIGMMTIAANIMFIVIQIFLSKRFNFRESVVQILIAFLFGFMMDFTLYLIQMMPAPESLLMRFVFVGLSLFVVSFGLLGYFSAKFPLMPYDELTHVISEKFRMQFGKAKVASDLTNVIAAAVICLIFINSPGSIGIGTLLAAYFVGKIVGWMMKKYQQHLIEWTGQRNAIAEEVIETAAPEKETVFEDEFPKPGENPTTL; this is encoded by the coding sequence ATAAAGCATATAAATATTACAGCTAAACGATTAACGTTATATCTTTTCGGTTTGTTTTTTCTTTCTGCGGGCGTAAGTTTATCGATACAGGCGAACCTCGGGGTTTCACCGGTGTCCTCACTGCCTTACGCACTGACTTTGACGACTGGTATTTCTATCGGCATGATGACGATAGCTGCCAACATTATGTTTATCGTTATTCAAATATTTTTAAGTAAACGATTTAATTTCAGAGAATCCGTCGTACAGATTTTAATTGCATTTCTCTTTGGATTTATGATGGATTTTACACTATACCTTATACAGATGATGCCGGCGCCGGAATCATTGTTAATGCGCTTTGTATTTGTAGGGCTCAGCTTATTTGTAGTGTCTTTTGGACTGCTCGGCTATTTCAGCGCGAAATTCCCGCTGATGCCCTATGACGAACTGACGCACGTCATCAGCGAGAAGTTCAGGATGCAGTTCGGTAAAGCAAAGGTGGCGAGCGATCTGACGAACGTTATTGCAGCAGCGGTTATCTGTCTGATCTTTATTAATTCACCCGGCTCAATCGGTATCGGTACACTGCTTGCCGCGTATTTTGTCGGGAAGATTGTCGGCTGGATGATGAAGAAATATCAGCAACATTTAATCGAATGGACCGGACAGCGTAATGCCATTGCTGAAGAAGTTATAGAAACTGCAGCTCCGGAAAAAGAAACGGTCTTCGAAGACGAATTTCCGAAACCCGGGGAAAATCCGACAACACTATAA
- a CDS encoding transposase, translating to MNLEYFKAQVTQTLSSPEGRRRYAQRKIDVETTFGNLKANLGFTRMSVRGKDPVRNELGIALMAVNLRKLVRQPVLSILKQSQNGLDILKSRCPSRFSY from the coding sequence ATGAACCTGGAGTATTTCAAAGCCCAGGTGACGCAGACGCTTTCAAGCCCAGAAGGTCGACGTCGATACGCCCAACGCAAAATCGATGTCGAAACGACTTTTGGGAATTTGAAGGCGAATTTAGGGTTCACTCGGATGTCTGTACGAGGGAAAGATCCGGTGCGTAACGAGCTGGGCATCGCTTTAATGGCGGTGAACCTGAGAAAACTCGTCCGGCAACCTGTACTTTCTATACTCAAACAATCACAAAACGGCTTGGACATCTTAAAATCAAGATGTCCAAGCCGTTTCTCTTATTGA
- a CDS encoding recombinase family protein produces the protein MIYGYARVSNKDQNLARQIEALKNEGCENIFKEMVSGANLNRPALQNLLEELNAGDIVIVHSLDRISRSTVDLLNLVEMMKKKGVFMKSLQDAWFDMTDDNPFSDFLLTIMSGLSEYERKMIKSRQREGIIQAKKEGKYKGRIRKYTENHVGMNHAIELYHSGAKTVKEICDITKVSKSALYRELKRREGDILVKS, from the coding sequence ATGATATACGGTTATGCTCGTGTATCCAACAAAGACCAAAATTTAGCTAGGCAAATCGAGGCATTAAAAAATGAAGGATGCGAAAATATTTTTAAAGAGATGGTAAGCGGTGCAAATTTAAATAGACCAGCTCTACAAAATTTATTAGAAGAACTTAATGCTGGTGATATTGTAATCGTTCATAGTTTAGACCGTATTAGCCGCTCGACAGTAGACTTACTTAATTTAGTAGAAATGATGAAGAAAAAAGGAGTTTTTATGAAGTCACTTCAAGATGCTTGGTTTGATATGACAGATGATAATCCTTTTTCAGATTTTCTTTTAACAATTATGTCTGGACTATCTGAATATGAAAGAAAAATGATTAAGAGTAGGCAGCGTGAAGGAATAATTCAAGCTAAAAAAGAGGGGAAATATAAAGGAAGGATAAGAAAATATACGGAAAATCATGTTGGAATGAACCATGCTATTGAACTGTACCATTCTGGTGCGAAAACTGTGAAAGAAATATGTGATATCACAAAAGTAAGTAAAAGTGCATTATATCGTGAGTTAAAAAGGCGTGAAGGGGATATTCTAGTTAAGTCATAA
- a CDS encoding recombinase family protein yields the protein MVKENNIVSLPMQGGKSISGRPQMTKLLKDAAQKKFDTVIIYKLDRLARKTRDSLEIAETLNNHGVQLISLSESIDTITPHGRMFYTVLSSLAEMEREQIVGRVKMGMTQRPKEGKWNGGQCIGYDSKDKQLFVNPNEAIIVKEIFQLADKGHGYKKITGIINRKGYKTKKGNEFSIATVKRILDNPMYIGKLRFNQHENWAEKRRKGKNKETIIVDGIHEPIIDKELWDSIQLKRQGRSYKAVQSSKPYFLSRLIRCPQCGAGMVSAKSKGRTKTYRYYVCGTFHNKGSSVCSSNSINADIAEAQVLDEIKRIVTDSSFIKQLVAKLNQEREHAIEPLIKQKEYIESRIKQNETYIANITDKLMKDPDLVSSFAERLKEQQSEKISNQKQLEEVEEELTSINTKPIDLMAFHHLIKNIDEILDKVSGEEKKELLRMIVEQIEITPSAEKRSHGRQKGREVTNIKLYFDFTPEAVKKVKKPSPKDGELCS from the coding sequence ATGGTAAAAGAAAACAATATTGTCAGCCTACCAATGCAAGGTGGAAAAAGTATTTCTGGAAGACCACAAATGACGAAATTGCTTAAAGATGCTGCTCAAAAGAAATTTGATACTGTCATCATTTATAAGCTAGACCGTCTTGCTAGAAAAACAAGAGATTCACTGGAAATTGCTGAAACATTAAATAATCATGGAGTACAACTCATCAGTTTATCCGAAAGCATTGATACAATCACTCCTCATGGACGAATGTTTTATACCGTATTAAGCTCATTGGCAGAAATGGAAAGAGAGCAAATAGTTGGTCGTGTGAAGATGGGCATGACACAAAGGCCCAAGGAAGGGAAATGGAATGGCGGTCAATGTATAGGCTATGATTCCAAGGACAAGCAACTTTTTGTAAATCCTAATGAAGCTATCATTGTAAAAGAGATATTCCAACTTGCCGACAAGGGGCATGGATACAAAAAGATAACTGGAATCATTAATCGTAAAGGATATAAAACGAAAAAGGGAAATGAGTTCTCCATTGCAACAGTAAAGAGGATATTAGACAACCCCATGTATATTGGAAAACTCCGATTCAATCAACATGAAAATTGGGCTGAAAAAAGAAGAAAAGGGAAAAACAAGGAGACTATTATAGTTGATGGAATACACGAGCCCATTATAGATAAAGAATTATGGGATAGTATACAACTAAAAAGACAAGGACGCTCATATAAAGCTGTACAGTCCTCCAAACCTTACTTTCTATCTAGACTTATACGTTGTCCACAATGTGGTGCTGGAATGGTATCTGCAAAGTCCAAAGGGAGAACTAAAACATATCGTTATTATGTATGTGGCACCTTCCATAACAAAGGGTCATCTGTATGTTCATCGAATAGTATCAATGCAGATATTGCTGAGGCACAAGTACTAGATGAAATTAAACGTATTGTAACAGACTCTAGTTTCATCAAACAATTGGTCGCAAAGCTGAACCAGGAAAGAGAACACGCCATTGAACCGTTAATTAAACAAAAGGAATATATTGAATCAAGAATAAAACAAAATGAGACCTATATTGCGAATATTACTGATAAGCTAATGAAGGACCCTGATTTAGTTTCCTCATTTGCAGAAAGATTGAAAGAGCAGCAAAGTGAGAAAATATCTAACCAGAAACAGCTGGAGGAAGTTGAGGAAGAGCTTACCAGCATCAATACAAAACCAATTGATTTAATGGCGTTTCACCATCTTATTAAAAATATCGATGAGATACTGGACAAAGTAAGTGGCGAGGAAAAGAAGGAACTTTTACGTATGATTGTGGAACAGATTGAGATTACGCCTTCGGCTGAAAAAAGGAGCCATGGAAGACAGAAAGGACGAGAGGTTACTAATATTAAGTTATACTTTGACTTTACTCCAGAAGCAGTAAAAAAAGTCAAAAAGCCTTCTCCTAAAGATGGCGAGCTATGCTCCTGA
- a CDS encoding IS1182 family transposase: MYKNYNMNQITLPLETEILIPDSDISKAVHTLVESMPEDVFDGFRPSQGASSYHPKMMLKILLCAYSQSAFSGRKIEALLQDSIRMMWLAQNQTPSYRTINRFRAHPKMAALLQSAFIQFRTQLESNGLIESDAIFIDGTKIEANANKYTFVFRKNIDRHEAALLEKSKAKYEALVESEVIPEMIRESEGPLTASELAHIHTQLIESETGLTEQINGTEDMPTRKAIRSERSEIRKSKKAMKDYLDRRLNYQRQRSLMGDRNSYSKTDTDATFMRMKDDHMQNGQLKSGYNLQIATNNQFVLGYDIYWNPTDTRTLDPFLHTMQHTFQHLPEYIVADGGYGSEFNYECVADKYEREALIPYNTYYKEQKKRYKTDAIHPNHWEYNEIDDYYVCPNNRRLPLKRHTTRTDTYGYQRVFKIYECEDCRDCPLMALCKTSAPDQRNGFKKI, from the coding sequence ATGTATAAAAATTATAACATGAACCAAATCACACTGCCACTCGAAACAGAAATCCTGATCCCAGATAGCGATATATCAAAAGCGGTGCATACGCTGGTCGAAAGCATGCCGGAAGATGTGTTTGATGGCTTTAGACCCTCCCAGGGCGCGTCGTCCTATCATCCCAAAATGATGCTGAAAATCTTACTCTGTGCCTACAGCCAGTCTGCATTTTCCGGTCGTAAAATCGAAGCATTACTGCAGGACAGTATCCGAATGATGTGGCTGGCCCAAAATCAAACTCCATCGTATCGAACGATTAACCGATTCCGCGCGCATCCGAAGATGGCTGCGCTGCTTCAATCTGCATTCATCCAGTTTAGAACTCAGCTGGAATCCAATGGCTTAATTGAGTCGGATGCGATTTTTATAGACGGTACAAAAATTGAAGCGAATGCCAATAAGTATACGTTTGTCTTTAGAAAGAATATCGACCGGCACGAAGCTGCGTTGCTGGAAAAATCCAAAGCAAAATATGAAGCCCTGGTTGAATCAGAAGTGATTCCGGAAATGATTCGGGAATCGGAGGGGCCATTAACGGCATCAGAATTGGCGCATATCCATACGCAACTGATAGAAAGCGAAACCGGTTTAACTGAACAGATTAACGGTACGGAAGATATGCCAACCCGTAAAGCCATTCGGTCGGAACGCTCAGAGATTCGCAAATCCAAGAAAGCGATGAAGGATTACTTGGACCGACGGCTCAACTACCAGAGACAACGCTCACTGATGGGCGATCGCAACAGTTATTCCAAAACCGATACGGATGCGACATTCATGAGAATGAAAGATGATCACATGCAGAACGGTCAGTTGAAATCCGGATATAACTTACAGATTGCGACCAACAATCAGTTTGTACTGGGATACGATATTTATTGGAATCCCACCGATACCCGCACGCTCGATCCATTTCTTCATACGATGCAGCACACGTTCCAACACCTGCCGGAATATATTGTCGCCGATGGAGGGTATGGCAGTGAATTCAATTATGAGTGCGTGGCCGACAAATATGAACGTGAGGCATTGATTCCCTACAATACGTACTATAAAGAACAAAAGAAACGGTATAAAACAGATGCGATACATCCGAATCATTGGGAATATAACGAAATCGATGATTACTATGTCTGTCCGAACAATCGCCGACTACCTTTGAAACGTCATACCACTCGAACGGACACATATGGTTATCAGCGAGTATTTAAAATATATGAATGCGAGGACTGTCGGGATTGTCCGTTGATGGCGTTGTGTAAAACATCTGCACCGGACCAGCGGAACGGATTCAAAAAAATATGA
- a CDS encoding acyltransferase family protein produces the protein MNRMPFFDNARLILIFLVVFGHMIQPFASDSQLINSIYAFIYIFHMPMFIMLAGFFAKGIGEPKYILNLAKKLLLPYLMFQGLYTVLYFLLGRESWYNGILHPQWAMWFLVSLFSWHILLVLFKRIPAMVSVPAAIFLGIAVGYVDLSSFGLSLSRTFAFFPFFLAGYFMTKEHVTLIKTKGLSIAGIIFMIALFTFIYLFINVDVTLDTDWLSGAVAYRRLEAEISGGLMRLIIYILAALLIISMIALIPSGDYGWLTKIGEKTLYVYLLHGFIIQPFREFDILWYNKWYETFWLILLSALVVIVLSSRPVVALTRPLVELKWKQ, from the coding sequence ATGAACCGCATGCCGTTCTTTGATAACGCGCGATTGATTCTTATTTTTCTCGTAGTATTTGGTCATATGATTCAGCCGTTTGCGTCTGACTCGCAGCTAATCAACTCGATTTATGCTTTTATTTATATTTTCCATATGCCGATGTTTATCATGCTGGCAGGATTTTTCGCGAAAGGTATCGGTGAACCGAAGTACATTTTAAATCTTGCAAAAAAACTGCTGCTGCCGTATTTGATGTTCCAGGGTCTGTACACCGTGCTGTACTTTCTCCTCGGACGCGAAAGCTGGTATAACGGCATACTGCATCCGCAATGGGCAATGTGGTTTTTAGTCAGTCTCTTCAGCTGGCATATTCTGCTCGTATTGTTTAAACGCATTCCGGCAATGGTGAGTGTTCCGGCGGCGATATTTCTCGGCATTGCTGTCGGCTACGTCGACCTGTCGTCATTCGGCCTCAGCCTGTCTCGGACGTTCGCATTTTTCCCGTTCTTTTTAGCGGGCTACTTTATGACGAAAGAGCATGTCACGCTGATAAAAACCAAAGGCTTAAGTATTGCGGGAATTATTTTTATGATTGCGCTGTTTACGTTTATTTATCTCTTTATCAACGTGGATGTGACGCTCGATACAGACTGGCTGTCAGGGGCTGTTGCATACAGACGTCTTGAAGCGGAAATCAGCGGCGGGCTGATGCGCCTCATTATTTATATTCTGGCGGCGCTGCTGATTATCAGCATGATTGCTTTAATACCGTCCGGTGATTACGGCTGGCTGACGAAAATCGGTGAGAAAACATTATACGTTTATCTGCTGCACGGATTTATTATTCAGCCGTTCAGGGAGTTTGATATTTTATGGTACAACAAATGGTATGAAACATTCTGGCTCATACTGCTGTCGGCACTTGTTGTGATTGTGCTGTCGAGCAGACCTGTGGTCGCACTGACAAGGCCGTTAGTTGAATTGAAGTGGAAACAGTAG